In the genome of Populus trichocarpa isolate Nisqually-1 chromosome 6, P.trichocarpa_v4.1, whole genome shotgun sequence, one region contains:
- the LOC7495755 gene encoding EG45-like domain containing protein yields MSIFGATSLSLLILLLATLFQLSYGDVGTCAAYSAPYLPTACYGNSSSQFPSSNMFAAAGEGIWDNGAACGRQYLVRCISAAVPRTCLPDQMVQVRIVDRAQTSRSRPSSDGATIVLATPAFGTIADPSAPLINVEFQQV; encoded by the exons ATGTCAATCTTCGGcgcaacctctctctctctactcaTATTGCTCCTGGCAACTCTCTTCCAACTCTCATATGGCGATGTTGGCACTTGTGCCGCCTACAGCGCCCCATATTTAC CCACTGCCTGCTATGGAAATTCATCATCACAATTCCCATCAAGCAACATGTTTGCCGCAGCCGGCGAGGGAATATGGGATAACGGTGCAGCCTGCGGGAGACAATACTTGGTGAGATGTATTAGTGCAGCTGTTCCTAGAACTTGCCTTCCGGACCAGATGGTTCAGGTTAGGATTGTGGATCGTGCGCAAACGTCAAGGTCAAGACCTTCATCGGACGGTGCCACCATTGTCCTTGCCACGCCCGCATTTGGTACCATCGCAGACCCTTCAGCGCCATTAATTAACGTAGAATTTCAACA GGTTTGA
- the LOC7495756 gene encoding cyclin-B1-2: MEAPKTIEHQIGEVHDSLRFGLDTKRGDIIGSHPLESALLSVEKNQEDMKRITLANAYGSAFLVQMGIERQMLSRFQRPPGPIPSSMLGLEALTGSLEDFGFEDYLNDPRESETLRPVDMHSGMEVRLGISKGPACKSIM, encoded by the exons atggAAGCACCAAAGACAATCGAGCATCAAATTGGAGAAGTCCATGATTCTCTTCGTTTCGGCCTTGATACCAAGAGAGGCGACATCATTGGATCTCACCCTCTTGAATCTGCCTTGCTCTCT GTGGAGAAAAATCAAGAGGACATGAAGAGAATAACCCTTGCAAACGCTTATGGGTCAGCTTTTCTTGTTCAGATGGGTATCGAAAGGCAGATGCTTTCCAG ATTCCAGAGGCCACCAGGACCAATTCCATCTTCAATGCTCGGGCTGGAGGCTTTGACCGGAAGTTTGgaagattttggttttgaggATTATCTGAATG ATCCTCGTGAATCTGAAACTTTACGTCCAGTGGACATGCATAGTGGGATGGAAGTTCGTCTTGGAATATCAAAAGGACCAGCCTGCAAAAGCATCATGTGA